A stretch of the Salminus brasiliensis chromosome 23, fSalBra1.hap2, whole genome shotgun sequence genome encodes the following:
- the tm6sf2a gene encoding transmembrane 6 superfamily member 2 produces MMALPLEIRVFILSVAAPFVLYAANNASSLLTPLIILGLEGTILMTVFFMSYLCVRNEKAVDPLFYVFAVFSFTSVADLTTALEQDGHIRGFVAFYMNKGEPYLNTAYCIMMNYWKGVVHFVLLLTIIHCMRKGKPYRSIGLFWAGSMIATQVVFIPGIVIGKHAKSIYPAFWQNILFLILPIWAAVKLFSKPRELPVIPADRVEEEQKKGLLSRPKELLLTLSLLGAVAFAVFRGFVVLECALDICFTYIYQYEPYLKDNVAFSKVMMLVILFYALPVLSACVYGLHTPGCTWMLDWTLILAGAIAQAQWAHIGASVHSRTPFTYRIPKDEWRLVMMLNTLFMAVPLLLALHVHRHPAFYMKTVPPGQADNDKKQK; encoded by the exons ATGATGGCTCTTCCCctggagatacgtgtttttaTCCTGTCTGTGGCAGCACCGTTTGTGCTTTACGCAGCGAATAATGCCTCTTCATTGCTAAC GCCCCTAATTATACTGGGACTTGAAGGAACTATTCTCATGACGGTTTTCTTCATGTCCTACCTTTGTGTTCGAAATGAAAAGGCAGTGGATCCTCTGTTCTATG TATTTGCAGTGTTTTCTTTCACCTCTGTTGCTGACCTCACAACTGCCCTCGAGCAGGATGGCCATATCAGAGGCTTTGTGGCTTTCTACATGAATAAG GGCGAGCCATACTTGAACACAGCCTATTGCATCATGATGAACTACTGGAAAGGAGTGGTGCACTTTGTCCTTCTCCTCACGATTATCCACTGCATGCGCAAAGG GAAACCATATCGGAGTATAGGTCTATTCTGGGCTGGCTCCATGATAGCCACTCAGGTGGTCTTCATCCCAGGCATTGTCATAG GAAAACATGCTAAGTCCATCTATCCAGCCTTTTGGCAGAACATCCTTTTCTTGATTCTGCCCATATGGGCAGCTGTGAAGCTTTTCAGCAAGCCCAGGGAGCTGCCAGTCATTCCAGCAGACAGG GTTGAGGAGGAGCAGAAGAAAGGTCTGCTGTCTCGTCCTAAAGAACTTCTCCTCACACTCAGTCTGCTAGGGGCCGTGGCCTTCGCTGTGTTCAGGGGCTTC GTTGTTCTTGAGTGCGCATTGGACATCTGTTTCACCTACATTTACCAGTACGAGCCCTACCTGAAGGACAATGTGGCCTTCTCCAAAGTTATG ATGCTGGTTATTCTATTCTATGCCTTACCCGTGCTGTCTGCATGCGTCTATGGGCTTCATACTCCAGGATGCACTTGGATGCTTGACTGGACTTTGATCCTTGCAGGGGCCATAGCTCAG GCTCAGTGGGCCCACATTGGAGCATCAGTGCACTCCCGGACCCCCTTCACCTACCGCATCCCTAAAGACGAGTGGAGGCTGGTCATGATGCTCAACACATTGTTTATGGCTGTCCCTCTGCTGCTGGCTCTGCATGTCCACAGGCATCCAGCCTTCTACATGAAGACAGTGCCTCCTGGACAAGCCGacaatgacaaaaaacaaaagtag